One Mangifera indica cultivar Alphonso chromosome 4, CATAS_Mindica_2.1, whole genome shotgun sequence genomic region harbors:
- the LOC123214803 gene encoding uncharacterized protein At5g23160-like yields MKMSDTKTVPTAQSNEELHKPKTKKSKWVPRKLLVKKRQNSIVNTKPFEETPTTPKQRVEVARAEELEENRTVTENQKSVEENFQKTVSILRRREERRTGTWSQPGSPRDSLLLSPNPPSDSRIKHKKIQQNNNVKVKKRDPLMGISIIIVILIITLIWGRLCAILCTSAWLFFISRYKSESKTSSGSGDVDLDSEEYKKRVVFEGFLERDHRAIST; encoded by the exons ATGAAAATGTCTGATACCAAAACAGTTCCTACAGCTCAGTCTAATGAAGAACTTCATAAACCAAAAACCAAGAAGTCGAAATGGGTTCCGCGCAAGCTCTTGGTCAAGAAACGTCAGAATTCGATCGTCAATACGAAGCCTTTTGAAGAAACTCCTACAACTCCAAAACAAAGAGTTGAAGTG GCAAGAGCGGAGGAACTCGAAGAAAATCGCACCGTTACTGAGAATCAGAAATCAGtcgaagaaaattttcaaaagacaGTGTCGATTCTGCGGAGAAGAGAGGAAAGAAGAACTGGAACGTGGAGTCAACCCGGGTCTCCTCGAGATTCTTTGCTGCTGTCTCCGAATCCACCATCAGATTCTCGGATCAAACACAAAAAGATACAGCAAAACAACAAtgtgaaagttaaaaaaagggaTCCCTTGATGGGTATATCGATTATCATAGTGATTCTGATAATAACATTGATTTGGGGCCGATTGTGTGCCATTTTGTGTACGTCTGCATGGCTTTTCTTCATCTCTCGTTACAAAAGTGAAAGTAAAACAAGCAGTGGCTCAGGTGATGTTGATTTGGATTCTGAAGAGTATAAGAAGAGAGTGGTTTTCGAGGGTTTTCTGGAAAGAGATCACAGGGCTATTTCAACATGA
- the LOC123214213 gene encoding E3 ubiquitin ligase BIG BROTHER-related-like isoform X1, giving the protein MDNKAETANSGSNNFEGEQEVNPNNTNGLTEQVIAEEADSDSDLSQHQQQHALSRTRTPFTNLGQVEADLALARRLQEQERAYMMLGLNNDGSDYGSWEGGSYLHYEDDDFGGPDYETDEEGNGTDVEDGDEDDDDDAFDVHDHDENAEEDNNPSVEYDSDVFSSDEAYARAVQDALARAGINDREIEDPEDHGGNSQDAWEEVDPDELSYEELIALGELLGAESRGLSTHALASLPTINFRTGSSQSEGNDLCVICRVDYEDGETLTLLSCQHAYHSECINDWLRINKVCPICLTEVSTSGHS; this is encoded by the exons ATGGACAACAAGGCCGAAACAGCCAATAGTGGAAGCAACAACTTCGAAGGTGAGCAGGAAGTGAACCCTAATAATACCAATGGCTTGACTGAACAAGTGATTGCAGAAGAGGCCGACTCGGATTCTGACTTGAGccaacatcaacaacaacatgCGCTATCCAGAACAAGAACTCCTTTCACTAATCTCGGTCAGGTTGAAGCTGACCTGGCTCTTGCCCGAAGGCTTCAAGAACAG GAAAGGGCATATATGATGTTGGGTTTGAATAATGATGGAAGTGATTATGGAAGCTGGGAAGGTGGAAGCTATTTGCACTATGAAGATGATGATTTTGGTGGGCCAGATTATGAGACCGATGAAGAGGGAAATGGCACTGATGTTGAAGATGgtgatgaggatgatgatgatgatgcattTGATGTGCATGATCATGATGAAAATGCGGAGGAGGATAACAACCCTAGTGTTGAATATGATTCCGATGTTTTTTCAAGTGATGAGGCATACGCAAGAGCCGTTCAGGATGCTTTAGCCCGTGCTGGAATAAATGATC GAGAAATTGAGGACCCAGAGGATCATGGTGGTAACTCTCAG GATGCATGGGAGGAAGTAGATCCAGATGAACTTTCATATGAG GAGTTGATAGCATTGGGTGAATTGCTTGGAGCAGAGAGCAGAGGTCTTTCAACTCATGCACTTGCCTCATTGCCAACAATAAACTTTAGGACAGGAAGCAGTCAGAGTGAAGGCAATGATTT ATGTGTCATTTGTCGTGTGGACTATGAGGATGGTGAGACCTTGACGTTGCTTTCTTGCCAGCATGCATACCATTCTGAGTGCATAAACGATTGGTTGAGAATAAACAAG GTGTGCCCTATTTGCCTTACCGAGGTTTCCACTTCTGGGCACAGCTAG
- the LOC123214212 gene encoding rRNA 2'-O-methyltransferase fibrillarin 2, which produces MRPPRGRGGAGRGRGGGRGGGGGGRGGSGGGRGGSAMRGRGGGRGGRGGGRGGGRGGGMKGGSKVVVEPHRHEGVFIAKGKEDALVTKNMVPGEAVYNEKRIAVQNEDGTKVEYRVWNPFRSKLAAAVLGGVDNIWIKPGARVLYLGAASGTTVSHVSDIVGPEGVVYAVEFSHRSGRDLVNMAKKRTNVIPIIEDARHPAKYRMLVGMVDVIFSDVAQPDQARILALNASYFLKAGGHFVISIKANCIDSTVPAEAVFQSEVKKLQQEQFKPSEQVTLEPFERDHACVVGGYRMPKKQKA; this is translated from the exons ATGAGACCCCCAAGAG GCCGCGGTGGTGcgggaagaggaagaggaggcggcagaggtggtggtggtggaggaagAGGTGGTAGTGGTGGTGGAAGAGGTGGTAGCGCCATGAGAGGCCGTGGTGGAGGCCGTGGAGGCAGAGGTGGAGGGCGCGGTGGAGGACGTGGAGGTGGAATGAAAGGTGGAAGCAAGGTTGTGGTTGAACCTCATAGACACGAGGGTGTTTTTATTGCTAAGGGTAAAGAAGATGCCCTAGTCACTAAGAACATGGTTCCTGGTGAAGCTGTCTACAATGAGAAGAGAATCGCTGTTCAG aATGAAGATGGAACTAAAGTTGAGTACAGAGTTTGGAATCCCTTCCGTTCAAAGTTGGCTGCTGCTGTTCTTGGTGGCGTTGATAATATATGGATT aaacCGGGTGCTCGTGTTCTTTACCTTGGTGCTGCTTCTGGCACAACTGTCTCTCATGTGTCTGACATTGTTGGCCCT GAGGGTGTGGTTTATGCAGTTGAGTTTTCTCATAGAAGTGGTAGAGACTTAGTCAACATGGCAAAAAAGCGAACAAACGTTATTCCTATCATTGAGGATGCTAGGCATCCAGCTAAGTACCGGATGTTGGTTGGAATGGTGGATGTGATATTTTCTGATGTTGCTCAGCCTGATCAG GCAAGAATTTTAGCTCTGAATGCAAGTTATTTTCTCAAAGCTGGTggtcattttgttatttcaatCAAG GCCAATTGCATAGATTCCACTGTCCCTGCTGAGGCAGTGTTTCAGAGTGAAGTGAAGAAGCTGCAACAGGAGCAGTTCAAACCTTCTGAGCAGGTGACATTGGAGCCTTTTGAGCGAGACCATGCTTGTGTGGTTGGTGGCTACAGAATGCCAAAGAAACAGAAGGCTTAA
- the LOC123212818 gene encoding 60S ribosomal protein L44-like yields the protein MVNVPKTKKTYCKSKECRKHTVHKVTQYKKGKDSLAAQGKRRYDRKQSGYGGQTKPVFHKKAKTTKKIVLRLQCQGCKHVSQHPIKRCKHFEIGGDKKGKGTSLF from the exons ATG GTGAACGTTCCCAAGACCAAGAAGACATACTGCAAGAGCAAGGAGTGCAGGAAGCACACCGTACATAAGGTCACTCAATACAAGAAGGGCAAGGACAGCCTTGCTGCTCAAGGTAAGAGACGTTATGATCGCAAACAATCAGGTTATGGAGGACAAACCAAGCCCGTTTTCCACAAGAAG GCCAAGACAACAAAAAAGATTGTCCTGAGGCTTCAGTGTCAAGGTTGCAAACATGTGTCTCAACACCCCATCAAG AGGTGCAAGCACTTTGAGATCGGTGGAGACAAGAAGGGCAAGGGAACATCTCTGTTTTAA
- the LOC123214213 gene encoding E3 ubiquitin ligase BIG BROTHER-related-like isoform X2 — MDNKAETANSGSNNFEGEQEVNPNNTNGLTEQVIAEEADSDSDLSQHQQQHALSRTRTPFTNLGQVEADLALARRLQEQERAYMMLGLNNDGSDYGSWEGGSYLHYEDDDFGGPDYETDEEGNGTDVEDGDEDDDDDAFDVHDHDENAEEDNNPSVEYDSDVFSSDEAYARAVQDALARAGINDREIEDPEDHGGNSQELIALGELLGAESRGLSTHALASLPTINFRTGSSQSEGNDLCVICRVDYEDGETLTLLSCQHAYHSECINDWLRINKVCPICLTEVSTSGHS, encoded by the exons ATGGACAACAAGGCCGAAACAGCCAATAGTGGAAGCAACAACTTCGAAGGTGAGCAGGAAGTGAACCCTAATAATACCAATGGCTTGACTGAACAAGTGATTGCAGAAGAGGCCGACTCGGATTCTGACTTGAGccaacatcaacaacaacatgCGCTATCCAGAACAAGAACTCCTTTCACTAATCTCGGTCAGGTTGAAGCTGACCTGGCTCTTGCCCGAAGGCTTCAAGAACAG GAAAGGGCATATATGATGTTGGGTTTGAATAATGATGGAAGTGATTATGGAAGCTGGGAAGGTGGAAGCTATTTGCACTATGAAGATGATGATTTTGGTGGGCCAGATTATGAGACCGATGAAGAGGGAAATGGCACTGATGTTGAAGATGgtgatgaggatgatgatgatgatgcattTGATGTGCATGATCATGATGAAAATGCGGAGGAGGATAACAACCCTAGTGTTGAATATGATTCCGATGTTTTTTCAAGTGATGAGGCATACGCAAGAGCCGTTCAGGATGCTTTAGCCCGTGCTGGAATAAATGATC GAGAAATTGAGGACCCAGAGGATCATGGTGGTAACTCTCAG GAGTTGATAGCATTGGGTGAATTGCTTGGAGCAGAGAGCAGAGGTCTTTCAACTCATGCACTTGCCTCATTGCCAACAATAAACTTTAGGACAGGAAGCAGTCAGAGTGAAGGCAATGATTT ATGTGTCATTTGTCGTGTGGACTATGAGGATGGTGAGACCTTGACGTTGCTTTCTTGCCAGCATGCATACCATTCTGAGTGCATAAACGATTGGTTGAGAATAAACAAG GTGTGCCCTATTTGCCTTACCGAGGTTTCCACTTCTGGGCACAGCTAG
- the LOC123214210 gene encoding chaperone protein dnaJ C76, chloroplastic: MSTASACLPLTASRTTTKTSTSRAFAFNTRKSNFNSVTCRASSFKDINIDLYDLLGIDSTSNQSQIKNAYRSLQKRCHPDIAGPAGHDMAIILNEVYSFLSDPTSRSAYDKEQSKMAQLRGFTGKPLYSVWFGGERENRAVFVDEVKCVGCLKCALLAENTFAIESVYGRARVVGQWADPEYKIQQAIQACPVDCISIVERSDLAALEYLMSKQPRGNVIVGANNSVGTRVSNIFVDVKKFQTNYVDATNKAATKEEDMNWKAKLSAIQTIRSISNWLYWQSPTSETEQNLQHVSQKAVEPSIKKLRDAVAARKQAREGTRTNYIYHDEYWIPSTQALPAPAPATSTNFNSISRAARELSNKKTNENYYREENRRSPIAWAIPVVTAAIAAGVVRMQVGEVVGGLEEHIGGPLALDIVNSSWLQVALAGITWYYIGVGIVNLIETIGHGQE, from the exons ATGTCGACTGCATCTGCATGTCTTCCTCTTACTGCTTCAAGGACAACAACCAAAACCTCCACATCCAGAGCCTTCGCCTTCAACACTAGAAAATCCAACTTCAACTCTGTTACGTGCAGAGCTTCTTCTTTCAAGGACATAAATATCGATCTTTACGATCTTCTGGGCATCGACAGCACATCCAATCAATCTCAAATAAAAAACGCTTATCGTTCGCTGCAGAAGAGATGCCATCCCGACATTGCAGGCCCCGCGGGACACGACATGGCAATTATACTCAATGAAGTTTATTCTTTCCTCTCTGATCCCACTTCTCGCTCGGCTTACGATAAG GAACAATCCAAGATGGCTCAACTCCGAGGATTCACTGGAAAACCATTGTACTCTGTGTGGTTTGGTGGTGAAAGGGAAAACAGAGCTGTGTTTGTTGATGAAGTAAAATGTGTGGGCTGCTTGAAATGTGCGTTATTAGCGGAAAACACGTTTGCGATTGAATCGGTATATGGAAGAGCCAGAGTTGTGGGGCAGTGGGCAGATCCTGAATACAAAATTCAGCAGGCGATACAAGCTTGTCCTGTAGATTGCATCTC GATTGTAGAGAGATCAGACTTGGCAGCATTAGAATACCTTATGTCAAAACAACCACGGGGTAATGTTATTGTGGGAGCTAATAACTCAGTCGGTACAAGGGTCTCGAACATTTTCGTTGAtgtcaaaaaatttcaaacaaattatGTTGACGCCACGAACAAAGCAGCTACAAAG GAGGAAGATATGAATTGGAAAGCAAAACTGTCAGCAATTCAAACAATCAGATCGATCTCAAATTGGTTGTACTGGCAATCACCCACATCAGAAACTGAACAGAATTTACAGCATGTCTCTCAGAAAGCAGTGGAACCAAGCATCAAAAAGCTTCGTGATGCTGTTGCTGCTAGAAAACAAGCAAGAGAGGGCACAAGAACAAATTACATATATCATGACGAGTATTGGATTCCGTCAACTCAAGCTCTTCCAGCTCCAGCACCAGCAACTTCAACCAACTTCAACTCAATCTCTAGAGCTGCCAGAGAGCtttcaaataagaaaacaaatgagAACTATTATAGGGAAGAGAATAGGAGGAGCCCCATTGCATGGGCGATTCCAGTTGTAACAGCCGCAATTGCAGCAGGTGTAGTTCGAATGCAAGTTGGAGAAGTGGTCGGTGGACTAGAGGAGCATATAGGGGGGCCTTTGGCCTTGGATATTGTTAACAGCTCTTGGCTGCAGGTTGCTTTAGCTGGGATTACATGGTACTACATTGGAGTGGGAATTGTAAATCTCATTGAGACCATTGGACATGGGCAAGAGTAG
- the LOC123214214 gene encoding protein TRANSPARENT TESTA 16, with amino-acid sequence MGRGKIAIKRIENPTTRQVTFSKRRAGLLKKTHELSVLCDAQIGLIIFSSTGKMWQYCTDSFRMEQIIERRQKVTGTRIPEHDGREQLFNELALLKKETRHLQLGMRRYTGEDMGSIPYEDLDQLEQQLECSVEKIRQRKSELLQQQLENLRRKERMLEEENSNMYRWIQEHRMAIEYQKAALEAKPDETHQHQMLDYFQFCGEPSSVLQLATISDQMHPYHLQLAQPNLQDSNI; translated from the exons ATGGGGCGCGGAAAGATAGCAATCAAGAGGATTGAGAATCCGACCACCAGGCAAGTCACCTTCTCGAAGCGACGAGCTGGGCTTTTGAAGAAGACTCATGAGCTTTCTGTGCTTTGTGATGCTCAGATTGGTCTCATCATCTTCTCCAGCACTGGCAAGATGTGGCAGTACTGCACTGATTCTTTCAG AATGGAACAAATCATTGAAAGGCGTCAGAAGGTTACAGGGACTCGTATTCCTGAGCACGATGGCCGG GAACAATTATTCAATGAATTAGCATTGCTGAAAAAAGAAACCCGGCATCTGCAGCTCGGTATGCGACGCTACACTGGTGAGGACATGGGTTCCATACCATATGAAGATCTAGATCAGCTTGAACAACAACTTGAATGTTCTGTTGAGAAGATCCGACAAAGAAAG AGTGAGCTCCTACAACAGCAGCTGGAAAATCTACGTAGgaag GAGCGAATGTTGGAGGAGGAAAACAGCAATATGTACAGATGG ATTCAGGAGCACCGAATGGCAATAGAGTATCAGAAGGCTGCACTGGAAGCAAAACCAGATGAGACACATCAGCACCAAATGTTGGATTATTTTCAGTTCTGTGGAGAACCCAGTAGTGTGCTTCAGCTTGCCACCATATCTGATCAAATGCACCCTTATCATCTTCAGCTTGCTCAACCCAACCTTCAGGATTCCAATATCTAA
- the LOC123214211 gene encoding thioredoxin-like protein YLS8: MSYLLPHLHSGWAVDQAILAEEERLVVIRFGHDWDETCMQMDEVLASVAETMKNFAVIYLVDITEVPDFNTMYELYDPSTVMFFFRNKHIMIDLGTGNNNKINWALKDKQEFIDIVETVYRGARKGRGLVIAPKDYSTKYRY; encoded by the exons ATGTCGTACCTTTTGCCACACTTACACTCAGGATGGGCGGTAGATCAGGCCATCCTGGCCGAAGAAGAGCGTCTCGTCGTCATCCGGTTTGGCCACGACTGGGACGAAACCTGTATGCAG ATGGATGAAGTGTTAGCATCAGTTGCTGAGACTATGAAGAATTTTGCTGTGATTTACCTTGTGGACATTACAGAGGTTCCTGATTTTAACACAATGTATGAGCTTTATGATCCATCCACGGTTATGTTCTTCTTTAGAAACAAGCACATAATGATCGATCTTGGCACTGGTAATAATAACAAGATCAACTGGGCTCTCAAGGACAAGCAGGAGTTCATTGATATTGTTGAGACTGTGTACCGAGGGGCAAGGAAAGGCCGTGGTCTTGTAATTGCTCCCAAGGACTACTCCACCAAGTACCGCTACTAA